The Gemmatimonadaceae bacterium genome contains the following window.
GGCGGCGGCCAAGGCCGCGGTCGCGGCCGAGGCCACGCTCGCGCCGGGTGGTGGCGACCCGCGCACGATCGCGGTGCCGCCGATGCGTTACTCGGGCCCCGACGCCGCGGCGCTGTCACCGCTTGAGCGCGGCCTCGCCGAGTTGGTCATCACCGACCTGGGCAAGTCGAGCCAGCTCGTGGTCGTCGAGCGCGACCGCATGCAGGCCCTGGCCGACGAGATCGCACTCGGTGCGTCGGGCGCTGTGGACAGCGCGTCCGCCGTGCGCGCGGGCCGCTTGATCCAGGCGGGCCGACTCGTCAACGGCAACATCGTGCACGGCGGCGAGACGCTGACGCTCACGTCGAGCATCGTGAGCGTGCGGACGTCCGAGATCTCGTCGCCGGCGCGGGTCAGTGACGGGATGGACAAGTTCTTCGACCTCCAGAAGGATCTGGTCTTCCAGATCTTCGACCAACTGGGCGTCGTGCTCACGGACGAAGAGCGGGCGGCCATCGGCGTACGTCACACGCAGAACTTCGAGGCCTTCCTGCTCTACAGCAGTGGCCTCGTGGCGATGGACGCCGGTCGCTTCCAGGACGCGGCGCGCCTGTTCGAGCAAGCGCGCGTGGCAGATCCCTCGTTTGCAGCCGCCGCGTCTCGCGCCGGCCTGGCGCAGGCGGCGATGGTGGGCGCCGCCGTGAATGCGACCACGCTGGAATCGGCGATGCCCGTGAGCGAGCGCAACGTCGTCTCCACGGCCGTGCAGGGCGTCGTGCTACCGCCTGCGCCGCCCGCGCTGATTCCCGGGCTACCCGGAATTCCGAGGCTCCCGGCGGCACCGGCCGGCCCACTCGGCGCGACGCTCGCGGCGACATCGCTCGGCGTGAACCCGCCCTCGGTCTCGCCCGTCACCTTTGCGGCGGCACCAGGATCGCCGCCGACGCCGATCTTCGACTTGCCGAGCAACGTGAGTGGCCAGGACCGACTCCGGATCGTATCAAGCATCCTCGTCTTCGTGCGGGTGCTCCCGTGAGGCGCGCACGCGTGCAGTCGCGCGTCATCGCGCTGGCGACCACCGTGCTGGCCTTCGCTTCACCGCTCACGGCGCAGGACAGCACGGGCACCACCGTGCTGTTCCAACCGACAGGGATGACGCTGACCTTCGGCGAGGGCGCGACGTCGCGTCGCCTGGAGCAAGCGTCAATCCCGCTCGCGATGGTCTTTCCGTTCCATCGCCGCTTCTCGGTCGACCTCACCACCGCCGCCGCGTACACGCGCATCGTGCACGGCGACTCCACCCACAGCGAGATCTACGGCGGTACCGACACGCAGCTGCGCGCGAACATCCGCATCCTGATGGACCACCTGATGCTGACCCTCGGCGTGAACGCGCCATCCGGCCAGTACTACATCGACTCGACGCAGGTCGAGGCGGCCAGCACCATCGGCAACGACTTCCTCAGCGTGCCCATCTCCTCGATGGGCAACGGACCCGCCGGGACAGCGGGCGTCGCGGCGGCCGTGCGCCTGCTCGGCATCAACCTCGGCGTGGGCGGAAGCCTGAGGAAGTCGATGGAGTTCGTGCCCTACGGCTCCGGCAGCGAGGAAATCGTCTACCAGCCCGGTGACGAGACGCGCCTGCGCGTCAGCGCCGAGCGTCGGCTGTGGCTGGGCACGGCATCGGTGGCAATGACGTTTATGTCGTTCGGTGAGGAGACCGCGAACGCCACGACCTACTCCACCGGTGACCGCACGCTGACCACGCTCGGCTGGTCGCTGCCCGTCTGGAAGGCCAGCGTCGATTTGGGGCTGTGGAATCTCTCGCGCGAGTCAGGCCAGCAGTTCGGCGGGCCGGCGCCGCCGGAGAACATCCGCAATCTCTCCGCGGCTGTGACGTTGCCGCTGCGACGCTGGATGATCCGTCCGACGATGGACTCGCGCCGCTGGCAAATCGACGGCGACCTCGCCGGCGAGCTGCGCAGCTACGGCATCGCCATCGGCATTCCGGTGGGACGGCAGACGATGCTCGTGCCGAGCTACAGCGCGACTAGCGGCACGCTGCACTCCACCAGCGACGCCTCGCAGGCCGACTTCTCAGGCTGGCAGGCCAGCCTGTTGCTGCGACGGCGCTAGGGGCGGGCTGCGGGCCAATACGCGCGACGCACTCCCTCGGCGGGCCGGAATTCGCCAGTTTTCTATGGATATGAACGACCTCGAGCGCCACTTCGCGCCCTTCCGCGCCCAGACCGTCGGCAACGACACGAGCTTCACCACGCCCTACGGCGAGCAGCGGCTGGTGTACGCCGACTGGACTGCCAGCGGCCGGCTGTATCGCCCGATCGAGACGGCGGTGGCCGAGCGCTTCGGGCCCTACGTGGGGAACACGCACAGCGAGTCGTCCGTGACGGGCACCGCGATGACGCTGGCGTACCACGAGGCGCACGCGCGGATCAAGCGACACGTGAACGCCGGCCCCGACGATCTCGTGCTCACGCACGGCGCCGGGATGACCGGCGCGGTGAACAAGCTGCAGCGCATGCTGGGGCTCAAGGCGCCCGAGGGCCTGCGGCGATTCGTCACGCTGAAGGTCGAGGAGCGCCCGGTGGTGTTCGTCACGCATCTTGAACACCACTCCAACCAGACCTCGTGGTACGAGACCATCGCCGAGGTGGTGGTGCTGCCGCCGGACGCCGAAGGACTGGTGGATCTGGCAGCGCTCGACGAGGCGCTGGCGCGGTACCAGGACCGCCCGCTCAAGATCGGCGCATTCAGTGCCTGCTCGAACGTCACGGGCGCGATGACGCCGTATCACGAGATGGCGCGGCGCGTGCATCGCGCGGGCGGCATCGTGGTGGTGGACTTCGCCGCCTCGGCGCCGTATGTGGGCATCGATATGCATCCGGCTGGTGACCCGGAGGCGACGCTCGACGCCATCGTGTTCTCGCCTCACAAGTTCCTTGGTGGGCCTGGCTCTTCGGGCGTGCTGGTGTTCAACAAGTCGCTGTACCACAACACCGTGCCCGACGAGGCCGGCGGTGGCACGGTCGCGTGGACCAATCCATGGGGGCAGTACGCGTTCCTGGAGGACATCGAGGCCCGCGAGGATGCCGGTACGCCTGGGTTCCTGCAAGCCATCCGCGCGGCGTTGGCAGTGCAGCTCAAGGACGCGATGACGGTCGAGGCGATGCAGCAGCGCGAGCGGGAGATCGTCGACTACGCGATGGACCGCCTGACGGCGATGCCGGGCGTGCACGTGTTGGCGCCGAGCGTGCGGCATCGGTTGGCCATCTTCTCGTTCTATATCGAGGAGCTGCACTACAACCTCGTGGTGCGGCTGCTCAACGATCGCTTTGGCGTGCAGGCACGCGGAGGCTGTTCCTGCGCCGGCACGTATGGGCACTACCTGCTGCACGTGGATCCCACGCGGTCGAAGGCGATCACCGATCGCATCGACCAAGGCGATCTCTCCGAGAAGCCGGGCTGGGTGCGCATCTCGTTCCATCCGACGACGCTGATGGACGATGTGCGGTACACGCTGGACGCGGTGGAGCAGATCGCGCGCAACGGGGCGGCCTGGGCGGCGGACTACGAGTATTCGCCGCGCACGAACGAGTTCGTGCATCGCACGGCGACGGCGGGGCTGCGGGAGACGGTCGCGGACTGGTACGCGGGGGCGCTGGGCTAGCGTCCGGTTGGCAGCGGCGACTCGGCGCTGAGCGCGCCGTCGCTCACGCGGATGCGCAGATCCGGCTCGGCGGCATCCAGGTCGATTGGCAGGTAGGCAACAAAAGGCACGCCGCTGCCATCGGAGAGTTGACCCGAGCGTGCGCGGACGCGCCGCAGTACTCGGCCGTCTGGCGCGAGGAGCTCAACCAAGGGCCCTGCCCCGCTGCCTTCCGCAGGATCCGCATCGCGGCTGGTGATGGGATAGATCTCGATGCGGTCCCCGTGTTGCATGCCCCTCACGACAGCGACGCGCTGCGGCATCGACGGGAGCTGGAGAGCCGCTCCCGACATCGCGCGCCACTCGATCAAGGCGCGCATATGATACGGACCGACGAAGCCGCTGCCGCAGTAGCCCATGAAGTCGCCGGTGGTCGGCGCGATGGTTGGCGCGCTGGTCTGCGTGCCGTGCTCCCAGGCGCTTACCCAGTGCACCCAATTGCCCACGGCGCCATCGGGCACTGGATACGCGGGGTCCGGCCACGCGGCCGACCCGCACGGGGCGTGACGCAGTCCCATGGCGTGTCCGAGTTCGTGCGAGACCGTGCCCCCGGCAGAAACGGGCGACGTGTACCACTCGTGCGAGAGCGCGACCATCGAGCGCGCCATCGGCCCCGTCTCGCTGGCTGAGGACGGAATGTAGGCCATCCCACCCCACGGCGTCCCGGCGTCAGGCGAGAATCTCGGGATCACGCCGAGCCAGTAGGCCTCGCGCCCGCTGCTGCCGCTTGCCAGCCGCCGGGCATCAACCGCGTCGAGGTACTCTTCGAAGAGCCCGGCATCGATGCCCGGGCTGGCGCTGCGCTGGTCTCGCGTCGACATCGCGCGCTGCACCGTGAGCGGAGCTTCGATGCGCACGTTGACCTCGCCCAGCGGCAGGCGAATCCTGGCGATGGAGTCGTACCAGACGCGGTCCGCGTCCGTGAGCGGCGTGATGGCGTTGTCGTTGCCTGCCAACCGCAGCGGCACCAGCCGCAGATCCAGCGGTGGCGCCGTGAAGCTGCTCAGCGCGCGTGAGCCGCTGCGTGGCCAGGCATCGTTCGCCGCAAGCGCATCAGGGCCTCCGCTACTGTCGCGGACGACGCGCCACCTTGTCGCCGAGCGAAGCACGGTCCGAGGCACCAGGAACTGCGCGCTTGGGGTGGCGAAGGTCGGCGCGGCAGCCGTATCAGGGTTGAGTGCCACGCGGTCAGTCCAGATTCGGTTCGACTGCGCATCCCACACTTCCAGCACCACGTCCGAAGGTGCTGCCCCGGGCGTCGCGAACGCCAAGACGTTCACAGCCGCCGCGCGGCCATTGGAGACCATCGGCACACGCTGCTGCGCGTCCTGCGCGCCTTGGGTCCAGTGTGCGTCGACGATGCCGATGTCCCAGCCCGCGCCCAGCTCGGCGGCCACGCGGATCGGCAACTCGACCTGCTGCGATCCCGACTGGACGCGAAGCAGCGCGTCGCCGGCTCCAACGGCGCGCACGAGTCCATCTGACGTCACCGTCGCGACCGAGTTGTCATCGATGCTCCACGCGAAGTCGACGGGATCTCGCGCGAGCAATAGCGGTCCGTTGTCGCGAACAGTGAGCAGTGCGGTGACGCCGCTGGTCGAGTCCTCGACGGTTGGGGCGCGCAGCCGAAGGGTGTCGGTAGGCGCGTCGAGCGCCCAGCCGGGATCCGCCTCATCCGTGACGGTGACGCGGTAGATGCCCCAGAGCCCCGGGTAGTGGATCCCGCTTCCCGGCGTCGAACTGCCCCACCAGATCGAGTCGAACTCGCGCTGCGAGAGACACGCGGCAGCGAGCTCCAGTGTGCCGGCGCCGATCGCGCGCACCCTCGCGCGGTTCGACCGCCTGTCCAGCACCACGCGTCCGTGCGCGGGCACTGGAGGCGACGATGCGTACCTGTAGGGGACAGCCCACGTCACGCGATGTCCCTTGATCACGCGCCCAAGTTGGTCGAGGCACTCCACCCCGAGCTCGAGGCTCTGCCCCACTTCCAGCGTCACTGTCGGCCCGTCGAGGAAACGGATCGAGTCGACCTCGAACAGCGGGCCGTTGTCCGAGCAGCCAACCAACGAGAGGGCGGCGGCCACAAGCGCCGTCTGAGCGAAGTGGAATCTGGGCACGATGCGCTAGCTACCCGTGGACACCGCGCTCCTGTCACCAAGACTCGGGCTCTCGCGATGTCGAGCGGCCCAGTCCGGACCAGAGGCCTGCGGC
Protein-coding sequences here:
- a CDS encoding aminotransferase class V-fold PLP-dependent enzyme, whose protein sequence is MNDLERHFAPFRAQTVGNDTSFTTPYGEQRLVYADWTASGRLYRPIETAVAERFGPYVGNTHSESSVTGTAMTLAYHEAHARIKRHVNAGPDDLVLTHGAGMTGAVNKLQRMLGLKAPEGLRRFVTLKVEERPVVFVTHLEHHSNQTSWYETIAEVVVLPPDAEGLVDLAALDEALARYQDRPLKIGAFSACSNVTGAMTPYHEMARRVHRAGGIVVVDFAASAPYVGIDMHPAGDPEATLDAIVFSPHKFLGGPGSSGVLVFNKSLYHNTVPDEAGGGTVAWTNPWGQYAFLEDIEAREDAGTPGFLQAIRAALAVQLKDAMTVEAMQQREREIVDYAMDRLTAMPGVHVLAPSVRHRLAIFSFYIEELHYNLVVRLLNDRFGVQARGGCSCAGTYGHYLLHVDPTRSKAITDRIDQGDLSEKPGWVRISFHPTTLMDDVRYTLDAVEQIARNGAAWAADYEYSPRTNEFVHRTATAGLRETVADWYAGALG
- a CDS encoding Ig-like domain-containing protein translates to MPRFHFAQTALVAAALSLVGCSDNGPLFEVDSIRFLDGPTVTLEVGQSLELGVECLDQLGRVIKGHRVTWAVPYRYASSPPVPAHGRVVLDRRSNRARVRAIGAGTLELAAACLSQREFDSIWWGSSTPGSGIHYPGLWGIYRVTVTDEADPGWALDAPTDTLRLRAPTVEDSTSGVTALLTVRDNGPLLLARDPVDFAWSIDDNSVATVTSDGLVRAVGAGDALLRVQSGSQQVELPIRVAAELGAGWDIGIVDAHWTQGAQDAQQRVPMVSNGRAAAVNVLAFATPGAAPSDVVLEVWDAQSNRIWTDRVALNPDTAAAPTFATPSAQFLVPRTVLRSATRWRVVRDSSGGPDALAANDAWPRSGSRALSSFTAPPLDLRLVPLRLAGNDNAITPLTDADRVWYDSIARIRLPLGEVNVRIEAPLTVQRAMSTRDQRSASPGIDAGLFEEYLDAVDARRLASGSSGREAYWLGVIPRFSPDAGTPWGGMAYIPSSASETGPMARSMVALSHEWYTSPVSAGGTVSHELGHAMGLRHAPCGSAAWPDPAYPVPDGAVGNWVHWVSAWEHGTQTSAPTIAPTTGDFMGYCGSGFVGPYHMRALIEWRAMSGAALQLPSMPQRVAVVRGMQHGDRIEIYPITSRDADPAEGSGAGPLVELLAPDGRVLRRVRARSGQLSDGSGVPFVAYLPIDLDAAEPDLRIRVSDGALSAESPLPTGR